GCTTGCACAGTCCCGGCGGTGCGCTTATTGAGATTGTGTTCCTTTGGCTCGCCATCCTTGCCACGATCATCGCTTTTGCAAAAATCTCCAAACCGGCCGCGCGGCTTCTGGTGCCCTACATTCTTTGGGTCAGTTTTGCCGCATACTTGAACTATGCCATTTGGGCGTTAAATTGACACGTGGCCGCAAGGAGTCCGTTTCGGTTAAGCAAAAAAACTCCTGCGTCTGAGTCTTTTTGTTTTCTTTCGCGGGCGGCATCCCTGCTTTCAATGACTGGAATCCGCCCGGGAGACCGAGGGGGCCAGCCATCTTAATCCCCCTCCCCGGGGCTTTTTTGTTTCCCATCCGCAAAATCCGTTGTTCAAGCGTGGCCGGGGGTTTACGAATTGGAGTCAGGTACCATTTCTCGAGAGCTAAAATCTTTCTAAAATAGTTCTAAAGTAATTCTCAAGACTCCCTCGCGGGCTGTTTTAGTTTCTGCTATACTTGGAACAAGTAAAAAGGAATAGTTCATATGAAAAAAATTCTTTTGTCGGTAGGCATTCTTTTAGCCGTTGCGGCGGTTCTTTGGTTGTTATTTTCCCGCTTCAATGACGGCGGTTTGAGCATTGCATCCGCGGACGGATCGGCAACGCTCTACTTGCCGGAAGGCGCGCTGCCTGAAGACGTCTCGCCTGCGGATGTCTCGATCGCCAAGGAGGAAGTTGAAAATTTCTTTGTGAGCGGGAATGGCATGCCGCAAAAAGTGACTGCCTATAAGCTGTCACCGGACGGCCTTGAATTGAAGAAGCCGGCCACGATCACGCTGCTTTCGCGAAGTCTGCAGCAGGCAAAGGGAGCCTTCGCGGTTCCGCTGATGTTCCATAAATCGAAGGACGCAGTCGAGGTCGTAGCGGATACATCGGTCGCTCTAAAAGAGGACGGGACGCTCGCCCTTTCTGGCCGCATATCACATTTCAGCTGGATTCTCGATTCCGGCGGGCAATATCCTGTTTTCTACGCGAGTCTGGAACCGTATTCGGTGGACGTGGCCGTCGGTGAGACTGTTCGCGTGAAAGTGACGGTTTCGCACCTCGTTAAGGACAATTTTGGCAATAACGGCTCGCCCGTGTTCAATGTCGCGCCGGGCACAACCTGGCGGGTTAATTCGGACGGCAAAGAGCATTATCTCACCGAGATCAGCAATTCCTTTCGGCCGAGCCGGATGGATATTCCTGCGGGGGAATTTCCTCAGACGCAGACGGAATACGTTCTTGAGCAGGATATGACCTGCGCAAAGCAGGCGCATACCACGCTCATCGGACGCGGCGGTTTCCTCATTGAATATACGCCGCAGCGGACTATCCCGTATTTCTACCAGGATCCGGACGGGACGCGCCGGGATCTGGTGGAAGTCCTGCCGCGTGCGCGGGTGAACCTTAGCGACGTGTTCCAGTCTTATCTTTATGATTGCGGACGGATTCCGCCGGTGGCTACGGTCACGCCGACGCCGACTCCGCGCCGGGACGTTTCTTCGGGCAGTAAAATCGACGTGGTCGAATACCAGGGCAAGCAGCTGCTCGAGTATAGTTTGACTTCGATGGCTGCACATCCCGGATGCGATGAGAGTCATTGGCACGCAAACGATATTGGAGCGGCAAAGACCATTGCGGGCGAAGCGGTTCCGGATACGGATGTGAATGGTTGCGGCTTCGGTACGATGTCGTCCCATCCCATGATTCGGGTTCCGGATACCCGGCCGCGTTGAGCGGTCTCCAAAAAATACCCGCATCCAAAAAATGCCCGCAAAGGGTATTTTTTGTTTCCCATCCGCAAAATCCGTTGTCCGGACAGGAGCAGAGGGGGGTAGAGTATGGGGAACGGACACCAACCCCAACCCCCTCCCCACCAAACACATCCTTACAAACTGGAGTTTGTAAGGATGACAACCTCAAGTCTCAAGACATCAACAGCAAGCAAAAGGAACAGGGGAAGCCCGATGGGCCGCAGAAGGAGCAAGCTGGCGCGCCGACCCCCGCAGTTCCGCAGGAGCAACCCGCATCCGGCCCGGGAGAATGTGGATAACCCCCTTGCGCTAATTCGGGGAATGTAATATATTTATTACGTAAGAAATATATTACATTTAATCACCCTTTCTATGCTTGGCAAACCCGAATGGTTCAAAATGCGCAAATACGGCGGCTGGGGCATAATGCCCCGGACGTGGCAGGGCTGGGTGTATATCCTGGGCATGCTGGCGCCATTGTTCATTATTAACAATCTTCCGTTCCTCGACGACCGGACGCAGCTAGCGGCCTTTGCCGTCTGGGCGGCCGTATTTGCAGCCGACGCGTTCGACATCATGATACGTATGCCGAAAGACGAACGGGAACGGCAGCATGAAGCGTTCGCGGAGCGGAACGCCATGTGGGCCATGGTCATCGTCCTTACCGCTGGCGTCGCCTTCCGTGTCGCCCAAGGGATTGCGATGCACCAATTTGCCGTCGACCCCATCATCCTTATCGCGCTTTTTTGCGGACTTGCGGCAAAAGCGATAACCAACATCTACCTGGACAGG
The genomic region above belongs to bacterium and contains:
- a CDS encoding TspO/MBR family protein, producing LHSPGGALIEIVFLWLAILATIIAFAKISKPAARLLVPYILWVSFAAYLNYAIWALN